The following nucleotide sequence is from Diospyros lotus cultivar Yz01 chromosome 3, ASM1463336v1, whole genome shotgun sequence.
AAAGGCAAACCACGCACTGTTCTAtcttatttccttcttcttttacaTGTTTGTGATTCCGAGATCGGGATTCTGCAGATTTTCACCGCTTCAAGGCTCGATATCCCCGACGCCTGGCAAATGCCGCAGGTAATTCGGAATTATGTGTTTTTTGCGGTTCTGATTTTATCCGTCTGTATACAGCTATGCCTACCTTGCTTATTTGCTTCAAATTTCAAAGGTTGGGAGCTGGAAATTCACCGGCATCttcactttttaattttcttcccGTATTGGTATTGCCAGTTTTATCGTAGTTGGGCTTAGACAATCTGGATCATGAGTATGTATCAACTTACCGATATCTGCATGTGTCTTTTGGTTTGGATTATTTCCGGAATCTTTTTGGGGTTATCTAAGGAACATGGTTGGAAATACCAGTTATGTGGCAGAATAAGCTTATCTATGTAAGTTTTTAGTTCATTTTTTCCCCTTAAATTTGACAATGGGTAAAAAACCAGAAGTTGTGCTATCTGGTTCCTGGCCTTCCACTTTTGGAACAAGCAGGAGCAAAGAATGCTTATCATGGGGCCCTGGGCAGACAAGAAGGATAGGGAATTATAATCAGCTTTCTGAAGCtatttgatttatgtttatgCTTGTTCTATCAACGAGGTCATTCATTGGAATTGTAATTAGGTTTATTGTAAGGGCAGAGTTGAAGAAACTGATTAATTAGTTTAGGGAGAAAATCTTTTGGTTGTGGTATCTGTTGCATATAGTGACAACCTGACAGTTAGCAATAGTCGTGAACTGATGCCCCCCACAGCCCACCCTGTGCATCTGCaggatataatttttattttcatgttaaaAAGTGAAATTTTAATAGGCAGAAGGCATTTATGATGTGTTACTGCAAATAAGTGTATGGTGCATGACTGAATTAATAGTGTTcaggcttgagttgttgaatcTAGAGCACCTAAGAGACCTTAATTTTCTTCTGACACTTATGAGAAGACTTGGAGAATTTAATCTCTTCATCTATAACATCGAAAGATACCGTCTTTGGTGACAGGGTGGTATTGATGAAGGTGAGGATCCCAGAGGTGCTGTTCTCAGGGAATTAAGAGAAGAAACTGGAATTACTTCAGCTGAAATTATTGCGGAGGTTTGGATTTTGCATTTAGCTCTCCATGCATTCTACATTTTTTGGGTTGTTTCTATTAGGCTTTCGGTTAAATCCTCTAACCCATGTTTGATTgccaagaagagagagaaaatgaacaaataacTGGATTTCCTTTATTTGGTCTTTGGAAGAAACTGTTAAATTATGACTCGGTTTTAAGGGAAGTTTTCAGATGTTAGCTTGCTTCATAAGGCAAAGCTTTATTTTGAAAAGTCAATCCAATGTAAAATTTTCACTGATGCAAAAATAAAGAACTTACTTTTCTGTGTTACGTACATGGTTAGCTCAGATTGTAATACCTTGTTCTAGAGTCTAGACCATTCCATGAATTAGAAGAAATTGATTCACAATTCTGATGTCTTGGTTAAAACATTTTATGGAGATTCACACTGGGTCCATGAAACAAAACTCTAAATCATGATTGACGGTTGATGGTGCTCTAATAAGGGTGTCCCTATTTGACAAGTCTACCCACTTTGCGAGAGTCAAGGGAGGGTTGTTTTTGTGGACATCTTTGCCCTTGCTTTACAAAGAGACTGTTTCCATACTTGAGCCTGTGATTTTATTGTTGCCACGATGGCTTGATGGTGCTCTCATAACACTTCCAAATCACAGTATCCTAGTGCTGGACTCATTTGCTACTTTCCAGAGCCTTCTATCCAACCTTGAATAACTAGTTTTTCTCTTAAACTTTGTAGCACCTATATCACTTGGATAATGAAGAGGTTTTATGTGCAGGTCCCATATTGGTTAACATATGATTTCCCCTCAGAAGTTGGAAAAAAACTTAAGCGTCAATATGGAACGGACTGGAAGGGTCAAGCTCAAAAATGGTAaagcatctttatatatatgaaatgggTTTAAAGGCCGTGTCTAAAGTTTGGGTTCACTAACTGAAGATTGTTAAGTTAATGTCATGGTAGTTCTCGCACTCTCTATCATTGTCGAAGGCTCCAACTCTTGCTCAACATGGCCCGAAGAACTATGGTTTTGCCACCAAGAGTCAGTTTGGATCCAAGTAATTAGGGGCTGGTTCTAAGTGGGAAATTTCAACCTTTATTATCTTTGGCCTGGAGTAGGCTAAATCACTCTGCATCagttatatatgaaatattttagatatCCTTATTGCATAATGataccaaaaatatttttggggttCTTATGCGGGTTTAACATGTGCCAGCCGGCTCATCCTGATCTCCCCTTACTTGGGCAGCACGAGGGTGTTTAATTCCACATGTAAAGGGTCCCTAGTGTATGAACCTTCCCGCTTCACGATTGGGGGAGGATCAGTTTTATTTGTACCCTTACCTTTGCTTTGCAAAAAAGTTATTTCTATAACTTGGAAGTCGAAATACTTGACCTTTCAGTCTTAAAGGAGCTACTTTACCGTTCCTACCAAGAAGAATAATTTGAATCTCTCCTGAAGAAAGTTCCAATATATGCCTGATTCGATTGGTAAGTGGGATAGCTCAATCTCAAACTGTAGATGACTTGTTAGTAGTGAGAATGACATTAGCTATAACTTTATCAGAGTCATCTGTAAGCCTTTCTTCACACGTGCTTGCTCAGGGAAGAATACCATGTGTAACTCAGGGAAGAATGCCATCCGTGACCTGTTTGTAAATGCAGGTTTCTTCTTAAATTCACAGGAAAGGATGAAGAAATCAATCTTGCCGGAGATGGGACCGAGAAGGCAGAGTTTGGGAATTGGTCATGGATGTCACCAGAACAAGTGATTGACCATGTCAGTGCTGCCTTTTATCATTACCACGTTATACTGATTTCTGAGTTTCTTGTGCTTATTTTTATTCTACTTTAcctcttttcttcatttttctgaGCAGGCTGTGGACTTCAAAAAACATGTATACAAGGAAGTTATGGCGGCATTTTCCCCCTATTTCCAGTGAAGTGATCTAATTTCAGGCTATTTTAATTTGATCACTCAATTCACTTGGAATGAGATGCCAATAGGAGCCTCCAATGTGGTACTAAGAAAAATTTTACCTTCTTTAATGCAAACTATTGGTATATAATATAGGGTTATACAACCTGAAATCAAGGTATCATGGTTCTGGTTAAAAACAGCATTGGATCTGCACCTTGTGGTGAAATATATTGTTGGATTAACATTTGCATTTATATGTTCTTTGCTTGTAAGCTTTCATTTCAAAGAGTTTGCTTTTATATGGTTGAATGGACTCGAAGTTGTGACCTTCCAATCTGTACAAGTATTTGTTCAAAATAGAAATTATACGTACACTGTGAACTTGCATGCAAGAACTGTAACACCACCACCACTTTTAAATCTTAATCTTGCTGGTTAGGTTGACTATATAAATTCTAACTCTTCAACCATTTTtatttagggttagggttatATTTTCTGTAAAGCCACCGTCAATATCATATTTAAGTGTTTTTTTTCGTCATATTTAAAGTGTTTGTTTTTTAACCTCTTGCACGCAAATGTAATCTTTGTTTCAATTAGATCTGTAGGCTAAGAGTGTAAtcgaaattaaaaaaaaattaagttaatatatttaaaaaaagtaaaatacagaaattaaattgagtaaaaaatgCTAATTCAAAAATgcaatcaaaataaagaaaagttcGTAtggtcatataaaaaaaaaaggtaaaaataaaaatacaagtttGGCCAAAAATACTTGAGAAACAAGTAGCAAGTTGTCTTtaacttttatctttttcattcgatttttaaagttaatgataTTCTCTACGGTTGATTTTCTTCTAGTCTCTCGTTTACTCCATTctcaaactaaaataaaagaGAGCACTAAAATACAAGACAAAGCGATACCGTTAAACAGTATCAGAAAACAGAAATGCAACTGCCAGTGACAATCCGATTATTCAGAATCAGGTATTCACAAATACCCTCCATTAGAAGTGTAGGTTACGTCCTCAAAGTGAAATTTATGCACTGTTTAGTTGAGTCACAGACAAAGAAAGGAGAGCACAAGGACAACGGCATAACAGAGAGCCATCTGAAAGCTGGTTTACATCTTGGATCCGATGCGACTCAAGCTCGCTTCAATTGTTCCATGTGGTTCATCGGTTGGTAAATAGACATCGTCGTCAAACTGCAGAATCATAGCCAACCATATCAAGCATCACACCAACCAACAAAACTGCAAATCAGTAGCCTGAACCGGCCATCTCATCCTTTACAGGAAAAGGTTTGGCTCAAACCACACCACAGATCATGTCTCCTGGATCGTTAGTCGAGCATATTGCCCACATAATTATCACATACTATAATTGCTGAAACTCTTAGTATTCCAGTTTCAAGTAACATTTTGGAGAAACATAGATGGATGCATCTAAAATCAAGATATCGGCTCATGTAAGAGCTTTAGCCAAAGGGGCAGGTtaacacaaaaatattaaaaaattcaaatggtgTTTCTCTTATATCATGGTAGTCTTTCTAGTTAATAGTTTATCTTTTTCATATAATCAACACAGGAAGGACGAAACCATACCTTCACAATAATATTATCTTTGCTTGATAGATTAACTGGTAGGAAATGAAGATTTGGCATTTTCATGTGGATTGATGACACATCTGGAAACCTGAAAACATGACAATCAAGAATGAATTTCCTACAAAGGCCCCATAAAAAACCAAATCAAGTCAAGTCTACACGGCAACATTCACATAGAGGACATTTCCATgtgtgcaagagagagagagagagagagacctgtcGAGAACATCCCGTGCCATTTGATAAAGAGTGGCTTGAACAGATGGGCTGTCAACACCCTCTCTTGGGGGACCAAAGAAAGTATGAACCAGAACTTTTTTCACATCCTGATATCTCTCACTAAAGTAAAGTGGCATTGCAGGAACGGCAAAGAGAGATTCAAAGGAGTACCTGTTTCAGAAGTATTTATATTAAAACATGCCATTAGAGTCCTCAAGATGGGCATAAAAATCAATATATAAGAACAGGGAAACCAAACACATTAAATGCGTGAGAGGAAATTAAGATGGTTCTACATGTGAACAAAGACTAATAAAAGCACTTGTGCGGtgagtggatggaatgaaagAAGTTTGCtacaaaagaggtagaggaagaccaaataAGACTTTGTGAGAACCCTTCAACATGCTATCAGGTATAATaatcttacaaaagatatggctATGGATAGAGATGGTCATAAAGCTAGGatttatgtagccaaccccacccTAGTGAATAAGgctgattgttgttgttgtaggaAATTCAAACCCAGTACAGTCCTTCAGGATTTACCTACCTCCATGAAGCAGTCACCTCTGTTGCCAGCACCCTCTCCCGTGTTTCAGGTAATATTGTGTATCTGTCCCTTACAAATCCTTCAAAACCCGACTGTGACACAAATAAGAAGATACTCTCAATAAGGAACTGAACccattaaaatctaaaatacaGCACAAAATTACGGGTATATAGATTCAAAGTCCTAAAATTTCTTAGAACAGGAGATTAAATTTATCTGTTGTATGACACACATCTTTGGTTAGTTGAGAactaacatgtgcaaaatataaaGCATAATCAAGATAAGGAtattatttacagaaaaaaaaaaaacaagataaagATATTACAATTAGACATGGAGACATGATTAAGACAGTTTAGTCATATGAGAATAAGACTAATAAAAGCTCTTTTGAGGAGATTTTATGGAACGAAACAAGCAGTTAGTAAAAAAGTGAAgaggaagacaaaaaaaaaaaacccttggTAAGAGACTTAGATTTGACATTAAGTATATAAGTCTCACAGAAGATAAGGCAATagatagaaagaaataaattaaaaactagAATTCATGCAATCGATCCCACATAGTAGGATAAGGGTTGATCTATTGTTTTTTATGCAGGCATCCAAAAATATATAGAAGCAAAATTAGAATAAGGTTATCCACAATAAGGTCGAAATGCTACATATTGAAGATAAAAaccatgatttgcatttaagATGATTTGGACATGTAAGAAAAAGACCAATAGATAAACCTATGAGAATAATGAATGGAATGAAAGGTGTGTTGTACCAAAAGACTTGGAAGACACCAAAGAGAACTCAGTGAAAAGCTCTCAGAGAGGTAACATGGAATATAATGCTCTTACTGAAGATAaagttatatataaagatgATTCACAAGCTAGAAGCTTTATTAGTAAAATTGATGCTCGGTCTTGTTGTCATTGCTGAAATTGTCTATCATAAATAacgttaaataaattattgcaTATGATTTTAATACAACAAACATGAATGGATGTTACCTGTGAATCATATATACAAGCTTCCTCTCTAAATGATGAAGTTACCAAAAAGCTAAATCATCAAGTTTCTAATCCTAGAATTGGAAACATATACAACTTTAGGATACAACAATTTATGGAAAGAACAACTATGGAAagatacaattaattaaaagtaCAGCAAATTAAATCTATAGGGTTCATTCTTAATTTAGGAAACAATTGATATTCAGTGCCAATCAATCAAACTGATTGAATCTTGTCCAAGATTCTTCCCACTTgttgacactccccctcaagattgagaATGGATATCATACATTTCAAGCTTGCTAATCATTGTTTGGCACACGACTGTAGGTAACCCTTTAGTTAGGATATCTGCCAGCTGATCACAAGAGGATATGTATGGAATACAAATCAAGCCACtatccaacttttccttgataAAATGCATGTCCACTTCAATATACTTAGTCCTATCATGTTAGACTAGATTGTGAACAATACTTATTGCtgacttattgtcacaatagagtTTCATAGGTGCTGTCAacttgatcttcaaatcattAGTAACATTTTCAACCAAAGCAACTCACATACTCTTAGAGCCATAGATCTGAATTCCGCCTCCGGACTTGACCGGACCACTACACCttgttttttgctcctccaagtCACCAAGTTACCCCTTAGGAAGGTACAATAACCGGATGTAGATCTTATGTCCACTACAGACCCTGCATAATCTGCATTTGTGTAGGCCTTAAGAGTCATGCATTCTCCTTTCTTGAACATAATGCCTTTCCCCAGTGTCTCTTTCAAATAATGCAATATTCTATACATTGCCCTTAGGTGAGTTTCTTTgggattatgcatgaattggctgacCACCCCTACTGCATATGCAATGTTTGACTGAGTATGGGCTAGGTAAATCAGCCAACCCACTAGCCTTTAATAGGACCCCTTATCAACTACATTATCTTCTGGGACCTCCCCCAATTTCTCATTAGGTTCAATTGGAGTCTTAGTTGCTTCACAACCTAGTAACCCCGTGTCTATTAGAAGATCCATAATGTATTTAtgttgagaaataaaaataccTTCCTTTGAGTGTGCTACTATGCCCAAGAAGTATTTCAATCTCCCAAATTCCTTTATTTCAAACTCATTAATCAAACATTCCCTGAGTTTATTTCTGCCTTCCTCATCATTTTCGATGaccacaatatcatccacatacactatTAACACTGTTACTCCTCATGTGGCCAAGCGGTGAATAAATAGGGTATGGTCCCCTTAACTTTGTCTATACCCTAGGGTAAGCATCACCTTTGTAAACCGGCCAAACCAAGTCCCTGGGGATTGTTTGATGCCATATAAAGTCTTTTTCAATTTGCACACTACATTTTCCCGAGTGGTTGGACTATATTCGGGTAGCAAATCCATGTACACCTTTTCTTCTAGATCTCCATGTAAAAAAGCATTTTGGACATCATATTGTTGCAACGACCATCCCAAATTAGCAGCTAGAGATAGGAGAACCCTGACTATGTTTAACTTTGCAACAGGAGCAAATGCATCTAGGTAATCTATCCCATGTACTTGAGTGTAGCCCTTAACCACCAGTCTTGCCTTATATCTATCTAATATTACATCAGACTTATATTTAACTGTGTAAACCCATTTACAACCCATCAGGTGTTTTCCTTTAGACAATTGAACAAACTCCCAAGTTAGGTTCTTTTCTAGGGCTGCCATCTCGACTTTCATGGCATTCCTCCAATTCTCATCCCCTATAGCTTTAGAAAAATGTTTGGGAATAGGAATGGTATGAAGGCTAGTCAAAAAAGGTTTATGTGGGGAAGATAACCTGGAATAGGACAAAAACAGATGCAAATGGTGCTTGGGGGTGGCAGCACCTATAGCCTTTTTGGGTAGAAGAGTATCCAATGAAGATGCATTTTAGAGCTCGAGGTTCTAACTTGCCTCTATTAGGATTATGAACATGGACAAACGATACACACCCAAAGACTTTAGGCTTCCAGCAACTAGGGACATGAATATCAGGAAAATGTTTAGTTAGGAGTTGAATAGGGCTATGAGATTCAAGAGTTTGAGAAGGCAACCTATTAATAAGAAACATGATTGTTAAAgatgcttctccccaataatgtttaGGAACATTATGGTGAAAAAGAAGTGCTCTAATAACAACAAGTAAATGCTCATTCTTCCTCTCGGCCACCCCATTTTATTGAGGAGTATAGGGACAAGATGACTCATGGATAATCcctttttgttgaaaaaaacTTGCTAAGGATTGATTGAAGAAGTCTCTGGCATTATCAGACCTCAGTTTCTTGATTTCCATACTAAATTGAGTCCTGATCATGTTATAGAAAGTAGGAAAAATGGTGCtcacttcatatttatttttcataagaaatagCCACACCACCCTAGTACAATCATCCACAAACACTATAAACCATCGTGCCCTAGAAATATTGGGAACGGTTGAAGGGctccaaacatcactatgaataaGAGAGAATGTAAGAGACGTCCTTTTATTAGATGAAGGATAAGTCACTCTCTTATGTTTAGCAAGTTCATAAACAGAACACTGAAAATGTTTAACATCAAGACCCTTAAACAAAGTTGGAAACATGactttaagaataaaaaatgaggGATGACCAAGACGATAGTGATGTAACCAGATCTGATCTTTATTAGATTGAACCAGACATGACACAGAATTAACCGTCTATTTTTGCTCCTGCACACTTGGTCTCTCAAGATAGTATAGACCAGCCTTAGTCTTAGCAAGCTCAATCATCCTCTTTGAGTCCTATCCCTGAATTTCACAGAAAGTAGAATAGAAGTTATCACTGCAATTGTTGTCTAGGATTAGCCTTTGAATGGAAATAAGATTAGTGAATAGTTTCGGGACATGGAGAACATTCTTAAGAGTAAGATGTTCATTAAGAATAACATCTCCCTAGCCAGCAATAGTGGTTAAGGACCCATCTGCCATAGCTATTTTTCTGGAGCTTGAACAAGGGTTGTaggtaataaaaaaaatgggaaaatggggTCATAAGATATGTTGCCCCAGAATCTAGGATCCAAGAGTTAGATTAGGCTATTCCCGAAGCATGTAAGGTAAGAGAACGAGAGGAAATACCTGTAAGTGCAAGAGAACAAATACCTTTTTTAGCTTTCTTATCAAGAGACTCTAGAAAGTTCCTTAGTTTCTCAATCTCGGCCCTGTTAAGCCCCAAGCCATCTCTCTGCTCTGGACTCTTTTGTTTAGCTTGTTGGTGGCTGCTAGCCATATAGGCTTGACCTTGCCCTTAGCCCCTCAGTTGTCCTCCTTTGGATGGCTTCCTATGTAGCTTCCAACActtctctatggtgtgcctagGTTTTTTACAATAGATACACCCATAGGGAGTCTCTATCCCCagccttcttctcctctttagGTCCTTTGTTAAGGGCCTTTAGTGACACTAGGGCAGAGCTCTCTATTGGAAAGGTGTCCAGCATCACTccccttctcccttcttctgcTCAAACTATAGAGATTACTTCATTTAGAGAGGGTAAATCCTTCTTACCGAGGATTTGAACTCTTACCACATCAAACTCCATGTTAAGTCCAACCAAGAAGTCGTATGCCCTTTCCTTCTccacaattttcttttataatgcAGCATCTTCACTGCACTTCATCTTCAGGCATTGGTAATGGTCCAATTCCTGCCATAAAGTTTGCAATGTATTTGCATACTCAGTGATAGATCTTGCCCCTTGTTTAGTGGCTGCAACCTTGGTCCTTATTTCGTAGATCTGTGCAACATCCTTAATCTTAGAATAGGTGAGTTTGATTGCCTCCCAAATGTCTTTAGCCATTGTTAGAAACATCACTGTATCACTTATCTTCAGTACCATTGAGTTCCACAACCATGACATCACTAAGGAGTCCTCCTCATCCCATGCTGCAAACATAGGATCTCCCTCCTTAGGACCAATCCCCAAAAATGGCTTGGCTTCCCTTTTCCCTTGAGAAACGTACGGATCAGCTAAGACCCCTCCAAGTAGTTTTTTCCGTTCAAATGGTAGGCTGCCTGGAGATTTTGCAATTCTCCTCCCGAGCCTATACTGCCAGTTCCAGCAAACAGAATTTCCATTGTGCTGCTAGAATTAGTCGAATCCAGagtagggttagggttaggtgCAATAGATATTCTatcagggaaaaaaaaaggatcactAAAGGCCTTAACTGTCTCAAGAAAGTGGTGACAATGGAGGCCCGAGAATGGAAAAGGAggcagaagaagaaaagaaagcaagaaaggcAATGAAGgccagaaaaaagaaaaaaaggatgcCCTAGAAAGatggctctgatatcatgtCAAAAAAGGACTTTGAAGAAATAGACTTTCTTATTCACAATCCCTCTTACGGGTGAGTCATATGTACAAGCTTCCTCTCTAAATTAGGAAGTTACTAAAAAGCTAAATCAGCAAGTTTCTAATCCTAGAATTGGAAGCATATACAACTATAGGATACGACAATTTAGGGAGAGAACAATTATGGAAagatacaattaattaaaagtaCAGAAAATTAAATCTATAGGATTCATTCTTAATTTAGGAAACAATTGATATTCAGTGCCAATCAATCAAACTGATTGAATCTTGTCCAAGATTCTTCCCACTCATTGACATTACTAAAtatgatttcattttttttttttttttggttcctAAAAACAGAACAGAATGCGTTGTCAAATACCATTTTCAGTTTGTGTTTTTctaatagaaacaaaaaatgagCACAAAAAACAGAAAGTGAAACAAAACTGACAGGATTGTTAAATGATGCCATAGTGTATTCACCAACATCAAGCAAAGAACAAAATAAGGAAGATGTGTAGGCAAATTGTGTTCTGTACATAATGCTTCAGAATAAATGTTCACAAGTTGTTTACTAGTTTACCTTGGTAGTCTTTAGTAACGCCAAACCTTCAACTCCAGAAGTAACCCGCAGAGAACCAGACTTCTTTACTATAACTTCTGTTGTATGCTTCTCAGATCCTAGTTTAAAACCTTAAAATATAGGCAGAACATATAGTTTAATTCTTGTGAAATATCCAAGTCTCAGAAACCTAAATATCATCACTTGTCACTGGAAAACCCTGAACAAGCAGATTCCCAAAAAGCAACCAAGTATCCTACCACAATAGTGACTATTAAAGCACCAAACAAAAGCTTAATCACTGCAGGCTGACTTTCATATACCAATAAAACTGACAGCCATGAAATATGTTTACACAACAATATATTTCTCTTgacttcaaaattttgaaggcATATCTTCAAGGATAGACCGAGCAACAAAACATTGCTCACCAGTAAATATATTGCAATTTTAGCCACAATATTCTTAGTAATGTCTTATGCTGATATGCACCAGGAGGTAGACCACAATTCTATGACCAAATATTCTTTACAATGTCTTTTGGCAAAAATTGTATCATTTTTTTACTGGgaacaattataaaataaaaatgcattttcctaaaagaaaaagttttagGCACGGGGAATGATCATCTGAGCcataaaaattgtcaaaaaaatgttGGCTTGTTCATGCCGCTGGCAGATATCAAGTTCAGGGCTGCAGAGGTTGCATTTGACCAGGTATAATACCAGAGGCAAATGAAGTAGGCTCAGAAGTGATAGGCACTTTTGTTTTTAAGTaaagaaacaaacaactaaGAGAGAGATAAACAGAGAAACACTTTGATAGTTTTGGCAACAACTGTCTATTTTATGAACCCTTGAACAAACATAGATAAATGAGACACTTccaatgtaatatatttattctCTCTccagcaaacaaaaaaaaaaaaaaattattctcctTTCTAGATGCACCTCAGCCAACCTTCCTTTTCCaagcctccccccccccccccccaaaaaaaaaaaaaaaacccaaaagaGTGTATGAGCTCAGGTGCTAATGTGAAAAGTGAATGAGAGAAAtaagttaaaagaattttatgaaaGTAATTTTACATATTCTTACCATAAATTTTAGGCCACAAAAAAAGTACATGGATTACTATTTatgatagaaaataataaaaagcaaATTAATGCTTAACTGGGAAATATTGACCATTGATCAGAAACAATAAAGAAGGATTCTCATAGCCAAGCTCAATTGGTTTGTTCAGGGAAGGAATTGCTAACTTCATGTTTTCTTGTCAAACAAAGAGACCAAGCATCTGAGACATGAGATTCATCATGACAATTGGTGCATACTGATGTTGACAcctaattcaaattttattcatCCCAAGGCAAGCATCAGAAACATCTTTTAGAAACTGAGAAATATATTATATCTTATCAGGTTCAGTGACCTTCTGGCCAAGAGTCCATCTTGGGATGACAATGAAACCTCTTATGGTGAGGACAGCTTCACATACTGCCTCTCAAATGGCATTTTATTTAAAGAACGGGAATATTGCTTAAATAGTTCCAAGAAAAGTTGAGTTATGAGCAAAATGGCAGTGCATATCAGATGCCTCTGAGACAAGTTGCTTCATTGTTCTTTAAATCAGTTAGTGCCATGTTAACCCTTTTCTATCCTGAGCTAGTAACAAAGAAATActaacaattgaagaaacataaAGAAACAAGGAAAGCTgagaagaagagaaaccaaTTTTGTACAAAGGACTCACAAAATCCTCATTCGAGAAGCATTTTGAAACTCATGCTTTTGAATGATGAAAACACTAACCATGATTGTGCGGATGACCATTTATGTCTACACGCTCCCATGGCTTTTCCACTATCTTGATGATGGCAGCACTAACCTACAAAGAAGGAACAAAGCTAAAAATGCCTGCATATGATAATATATAGCTGAACAGGAGTACCCCTAAACTACAACATTTTAGTAACACTTATCTTTATAAGTTAGATTAAAGCATGTACTTTAATGCCTGAATCAGTTTAGTTATCCCCTTTCTATGACAGTTTTATTCCATTCTTTGTGCCAAAAAGTTTGCTAGAGTAGTAAAAGCAGATCCCA
It contains:
- the LOC127797085 gene encoding uricase-2 isoform X1, producing the protein MAEKIDGMEFEQRHGKARVRVGRVWRSTSGRHSFVEWNISISLLSDCLPAYVHGDNSNIVATDTMKNTVYAKAKECSEELSMEDFAIALGKHFTSFYKQVSAAIIKIVEKPWERVDINGHPHNHGFKLGSEKHTTEVIVKKSGSLRVTSGVEGLALLKTTKSGFEGFVRDRYTILPETRERVLATEVTASWRYSFESLFAVPAMPLYFSERYQDVKKVLVHTFFGPPREGVDSPSVQATLYQMARDVLDRFPDVSSIHMKMPNLHFLPVNLSSKDNIIVKFDDDVYLPTDEPHGTIEASLSRIGSKM
- the LOC127797085 gene encoding uricase-2 isoform X2, whose translation is MAEKIDGMEFEQRHGKARVRVGRVWRSTSGRHSFVEWNISISLLSDCLPAYVHGDNSNIVATDTMKNTVSAAIIKIVEKPWERVDINGHPHNHGFKLGSEKHTTEVIVKKSGSLRVTSGVEGLALLKTTKSGFEGFVRDRYTILPETRERVLATEVTASWRYSFESLFAVPAMPLYFSERYQDVKKVLVHTFFGPPREGVDSPSVQATLYQMARDVLDRFPDVSSIHMKMPNLHFLPVNLSSKDNIIVKFDDDVYLPTDEPHGTIEASLSRIGSKM
- the LOC127797086 gene encoding nudix hydrolase 26, chloroplastic, translating into MALCRRIVFSKSPFPRLPSPTLSSPNCPLPSLKFTGRPLRISSRASQSAMEAAPPGYRRNVGVCLINPSKKIFTASRLDIPDAWQMPQGGIDEGEDPRGAVLRELREETGITSAEIIAEVPYWLTYDFPSEVGKKLKRQYGTDWKGQAQKWFLLKFTGKDEEINLAGDGTEKAEFGNWSWMSPEQVIDHAVDFKKHVYKEVMAAFSPYFQ